The Symphalangus syndactylus isolate Jambi chromosome 8, NHGRI_mSymSyn1-v2.1_pri, whole genome shotgun sequence genome includes a window with the following:
- the PPP1R36 gene encoding protein phosphatase 1 regulatory subunit 36 isoform X2, which translates to MVRIEFWLPAQQLGLRLGMWYWKDETRTLEFRRFAAEDSVQWLLKHHPHFTPAVEGKEKGKKGKAVHFAEIDGPASDRLTDKRLAAKDDKSAKALEKRGQQGTITLDDVKFVALLLLQDTEMQRICSFTTFMRNKNLDNFLMALLYYLSHYLEKNSLEKKPKSYMVGLVEKKEMELVLSELEAAQRYLAQKYCILVLGLAMPDKHHMCCGKEKISDTQKDWKFFESFYTFCTYVAWIVFRRQHLTEIEEEVGRLFRTNMFNIPRRRREDEESGGEKKRMTFVQFRRMMAKRPAIKKAINMRSPVMSTLLPSLREKAQNVFEKKYHQVDVRFPAKKQKHVGTLDSVPMPVVGILGEPRCLFNPHTLHPLDPEENTKSFGRHPSLMEKNNMRIQDTLDLVMKTLSSQTSCPK; encoded by the exons ATTTGCTGCAGAAGATTCTGTCCAGTGGCTCCTGAAACATCACCCTCA TTTTACACCTGCAGTAGAAggcaaggaaaaaggaaagaaaggcaaaGCAGTTCACTTTGCAGAAATTGATGGTCCAGCTTCAGACAG GTTGACAGATAAAAGACTTGCTGCGAAAGATGATAAGTCAGCTAAAGCTTTAGAGAAACGAGGTCAACAGGGCACCATTACACTGGATGATGTTAAAT ttgtTGCCTTGCTTTTGCTACAAGATACTGAGATGCAGCGGATCTGTTCTTTTACAACATTTATGAG GAATAAGAATCTTGATAATTTCCTCATGGCATTATTGTACTACTTATctcattatttggaaaaaaactcACTGGAAAAGAAACCCAAAAGCTATATGGT AGGCcttgtagagaaaaaagaaatggaattggTTTTAAGTGAATTAGAAGCAGCACAGAGGTACTTGGCGCAGAAGTACTGTATCCTTGTGCTGGGCTTGGCCATGCCGGATAAGCATCACATGTGCTGTGGAAA GGAGAAAATATCAGATACACAGAAAGACTGGAAGTTCTTTGAG TCCTTTTACACTTTCTGTACATATGTGGCTTGGATTGTCTTCCGACGTCAACACTTGACAGAGATTGAAGAAGAAGTAGGGAGACTCTTTCGTACCAATATGTTCAACATTCCTCGCAGGAGGCGTGAAGATGAGGAATCAGGAGGGGAAAAGAAACGCATGACTTTTGTTCAGTTCAG GAGAATGATGGCAAAACGCCCAGCAATTAAAAAAGCTATCAACATGCGTTCTCCAGTCATGTCTACTCTGCTGCCATCTCTCAGAGAAAAAGCTCAAAACGTCTTTGAGAAAAAGTATCATCAAGTAGACGTCAGATTCCCAGCCAAGAAGCAAAAGCATGTGGGAACTCTGGACTCTGTGCCCATGCCAGT AGTTGGCATCTTGGGGGAGCCTCGATGTCTATTCAACCCGCATACGCTTCATCCCCTTGatccagaagaaaacacaaaatcatTTGGGAGACATCCTTCCttgatggaaaaaaataacatgagGATTCAGGATACACTGGACTTGGTCATGAAAACACTGTCCTCTCAAACATCATGCCCTAAGTAA